One region of Glycine max cultivar Williams 82 chromosome 9, Glycine_max_v4.0, whole genome shotgun sequence genomic DNA includes:
- the LOC100804813 gene encoding Protein SPEAR3: MDSSYFGEPNMGNERVSGSSSSSSRKGKKNNQDKPKQPQRGLGVAQLEKIRLHGQMACGGYHPPYPSNFNNEDPRVQTPYLSVPSSSSFSYSSSSTSYSPSYGFQPNIVMSLPEYERTNIGYGDSQPTNIARWEHSTAQTRPLLNLYDSQHIDTKKYISGSGGASSQNSESSDTQEPDLELRLSL, encoded by the exons ATGGATAGTAGTTATTTTGGAGAGCCAAACATGGGAAATGAAAGAGTAAGTggttcttcttcgtcttcttcaaGAAAAGGGAAGAAGAATAATCAAGACAAGCCAAAGCAACCCCAAAGAGGATTAGGTGTTGCTCAATTGGAGAAAATCAGATTACATGGTCAAATGGCTTGTGGTGGCTATCACCCTCCATACCCATCTAACTTTAACAAT GAAGATCCAAGGGTGCAAACACCCTATTTATCAGTACCATCATCCTCATCTTTTTCTTACTCATCCTCATCTACATCTTACTCACCTTCATATGGCTTCCAACCCAACATTGTG ATGTCCCTACCCGAATATGAAAGAACAAACATTGGATATGGAGATTCACAGCCAACAAATATTGCAAG ATGGGAACATTCCACTGCTCAAACTAGACCTTTACTTAACCTATAT gACTCACAACACATAGATACCAAGAAGTATATAAGTGGTTCCGGTGGTGCAAGCAGTCAGAACTCTGAATCAAGTGACACTCAAGAACCAGATTTGGAGCTAAGACTTTCTCTTTAA